A window of Daphnia pulicaria isolate SC F1-1A chromosome 4, SC_F0-13Bv2, whole genome shotgun sequence genomic DNA:
ACATTCGTACAGTTTAATTAGATGGCTCTTTCAACTGCTGCCCTGTTTATTTATCGCCTCCCGGAATTGGCTCAGATCCACTCGCAAATTAAatgcaacaatttgtttttcagcaTAATTAAACAACCTGAAATCTTTGCCCACCTTTTCAATACCTTAACACAAAGCCAGAGAACACGGTTAAACGTATAAGGAAtgtattgaataaaacaaaacgaaaatggcGATTCGAAAGCCCTACTTTGATTTTAGACATCCCGAGTGTTTTCCAACTTATCGACGCACAATTGGAGTTCGCTGTTGTCGCTGTCGTTGGACTGGGAGCGTCTCAGGAAGATGACGTCACCGTTCATATTGATGCCGGTTGCGATGACGTCGTCCAGACGGTAAATGCTCTTGATGTGTTGCTGTCTATCGGAGCTGAAGATTTGCTCGATCTCCTCCAGCGTTTTGCCTTTGGTCTCCGGCAGGAGGAAGTAGACGAAAATGGCGCTCAACAGGGTGCACCCCGTGTAGAAGAAGAACGTCCCATCTTTGCCCATCGCCTTCAACATgtttgggaagaagaagacggccaCAAAGGTGCAAAACAGATGGAAGGAGGAGCTGATGGCTCCCAGTAAGGCCCGGTATTCCGTCGGGAACATTTCGCCCATGATGATGAAGGGGACGTTGCTCATTCCGCCGGAATAAGTGATGAAGAAGACGATCAGACATACAATCGGCAACCAGCCCAAGGATCGAGTCGCTTCTTTGTCGCCCCATTCGCGCTGGAAGTAGAAGAATATCCCCATGGCCGCTAGAGGGACTGACGTTGCCACGGCGGAACTGATGAAAAGCATCCGCCTTCCGCACCGGTCCACCTGCAATATTTCGAATCAAAATTCGTTAAATGTTTTGTAGGAATTCCCCCGTCAATGCTCGTATACCAAGAATCCCGAGGCGACGGTGAAAACCAGTTGGACAGCACCGACGATAATCGTGGCGTATCTACTATCGATTGTGCTCCCGGCCGTCTGGAAGATGCTGACCGTATAGAAAATGATGGCGTTGATTCCGGTCGTCTGCTGGAATAGCATGATGCCCAGTGAAATACCCAGGGGTTTGACGACCGGTCCAGCGGTCAGAACATCCCGAAATTGTTGAGTTATCGATTTATTTcgattgctgctgttggcgATGCGTTCCTGATGTTCCTTGATCCTCCCCATTTCCGCCTCGACGTTAGTGTCtctttttaaatgtaaattatttaaattttgatcggaatttaaagttaattgtcAATTACTTTCCCCGTAGGAGCTGAAGGGAATGCCGAGCTTCACGTTCCCGGCCGTTTGACAGGAGCCAGACAGGAGATTCGGGCATCATGAAGGTACCACAGAGAAACAGGACTGGCAAACAGCCAAGAATCCAAGCCAGGACGTACCAGTCGACAAATGCTCCGATGATGTAAGTTACCAAAATGCCCAGGGCCAAGGAGGAGGCTGTCAAAGATCCCAGTCGGCCACGAATCCTTGGCGATGCGCATTCGctcaccttttatttttatttaaatcagTTAATTACTGAactaattttttaagtttaggtTGTCCTTACGTAAATTTGACTGGCTGGAGTGGTGCATCCGGCGGCGAAACCCATGAGGAATCGCCCAACGTACAACATGGATTTATGTTTGCCAAAGTAAGTGAATCCGGTGATTAGAAATCCGGATATGAAGATAAAGTAATGGCCAATCAGGGCCTTCTTCCGGCCAAAGTATTGCATGGGTTTGTTGATGAACAGCGACCCGAGAACAGCCCCAATCATCGGGAACGAAGCTGTTGGTAAATCATTTCCATTAACTCAAATAattacaaattaattttgaaatattcttTCTCACAGATCCACTGGAAATCGGACGGATACACTTCAAAGTCGATTGTCCTGTTTAGCGATGGAATTCCGGGCGAACTCCAGCCACGAACCGAGCCCATGGAAAAATAGCCCCACGATCCCCATACAGCCACAATTAACTGAAACGGTATAATTTCACTCTTATTTAATCACAGTTCCATCGAATGGGGTCGAATGGGTCTGAATAACGCGCAAATAACTCACCTGCGGCAAGACTTTGCCAGGATTTTTAATCAACGACTTGCCCATCTTTCCTTTGTTGGCTTCAGGACACAGATGCGGAAGAAAACATACTGAAGCTTTAACCTTAATATACTGACGTTATTTTTAATGAGTTGACTCGTGATCGAGATCGTGACCGGCATCAGGGAATAGTGACCGGATTTCCCTAGCAGGTGAAAAGAGTTAACTATAAAGTCATGCGCAATACGCCCTAAAAACCCCTGGAGACATTAACCCATTTGCAACTTACccctgggaaattttaaaaatctaggTGGAAACGTCTCACTGCGGTCAGTGAGACTAATCTgcaattgaattaaaagtctGGGGGTGTAGAACAAGATGCAAATCTTTTGCGCATTTGTGGTTTTGTCGTGTGGGCAGGTCGTGGGATaacttttcggtttttttgttgtttttccaacCACCCGccgttttgattgaaaaaggGTAACCCccgtgacatgttttggaactctCTAACAAGTTTGGAACCCACCACAGCTGACGAGACAAGGGCAtactaataattaaaaaaaaaaaagagtcaaaacAAGTCACGCGCGAATACAACAAGTGATAAAAGCATTTGCCTTAGATCATTCCACAGTTGGAAGTCTATACTCCCCTTTTTCGCTTTATCCAGCATATAACCCTCGGCATTCCAACTCTTTCCAAATATAATTGAGACATCGTCGTCGTGACATTCACGAAATAGAATGCGCAGAATAAGCTGTCGAAGCAGCAAGTTATTGTTGCGGTCGCTGCGCTGCCCAACAGGAATTGAATCCAGTAGCGCTGCTTTGCATAATCAAAGATGTAGTTTACAGGGGTTGGAGTTTCACTATAGCAGCAAACCAGCCCAGTGTTACCCAACTTAGTCGTGTAGTGGACACATCTTAGAACAGTTCCTCGAGCGCAAAGTTCCTCAACGTCCTTCATCGCCGGATTTATATTAGTCACTGTCTACCTAAACTCGTCTCGCTgctaaccaaccaaccaaatcACAAatgtaacacattttttaaattttcatttttttccccccattctttcctttccgaATGATGTAATCCGCTAATTTTCTACGGACATGtgacggccaaaaaaaaacttgatacgAAATGTGCGAGTTGTGGGTGTGCGGTTACGTAACACTCGTCATAATATGGAATAATATTCGTTCTTTTATTATGGCATTGCAGACGTTAACAGACAAATTATAGAATGCAATTCTAACAAAAACAGGGTTGTTACTGGGCAGTCTGGACGGCTGTTCTACATAATATCGTTGTGATGCATAActggtttatttttataatcgTGAAAGAAAATGCTGTGCGCATAAATTAAGTTGACCCGCGTTTTATTGCGCTCACAGGAAACCGGAttcagcccagcagcagttgaAAAAGGCGAAATCTTTAGAGTCGTTTTTCAAATCGACGGCCATCGGCGAGAACCAGTCGAAACCAACAGCAGAGGATGACGGCAATAACTTAATCGAGAAATTCAGTCCCGCCCATCAGGTGCACCAGCAACAGCATTCAACAATTTGTGCTGTCGCGAAGGAAAACGTTCGAATGCGCCAGGCCATTAGGGATGTACGTCCAGTTTGGTGTTCATTAAGATTTCATCAGACGTTTGAATCAATTCTTTTTGACAGGCGGTGCTGACTCTGACCCAGTGGATCCATCAAACCAAAGAGCAAAGTGACAACGTTACTTTACTGGTGAACATGATGAAAGAATCTGCCCAGTCGCAGAGCAAACTGCGCGAGGATGTCGAAGCTATGGCGATCCAGGTCAGgatttttctctatttcccccatcattttcttaaatttctcAATGCAGACTAATTCAATTAACGACCAATCAGATGAAAATGCGCGAATTCAAATGGGCGGCCGAGCGACTGGCTTTCCAGGAGGAGGATCGACAAAATCAGCAGATGATCCTCGACCTGCAAAAGGAGAATTGGAAATTGAAGGTGAATGCtattgttgaatttcttccTCCCTTTAATCATCTTTTTAATCTTTGCCGGAATCAGTCGTTCTCGTTTGTGTAGTTGGCCATAATTTTCCATCTCGATCCTGCCGTCCATCTCTATACCCAGCGGAATTTACCCTTTAAGCAACAGCTATAGCCGGTCTTACACAGCAACCACTCACCCGACACGGGAGTATAATAGATTACATTGCATAATACAAATAACAGCCTCAACGAAAATTTAGTTTACCGAACGATATAATCACAGATACTATATTTCCGACACCCGGATTTTTACAGTTTAGATTTTAATACATACAACAATAGTACAATACATACTTCAAGACCTCTAAGCTATTGTTAAATGTCGTTTTCTTATTGCGTTGACATATCACTATAGCCGATGCTTTGGTTTAGAAATTGGGAATTCAaagggggtatagctcagtggtagagcatccGACTGCAGATCGGAATGTCCTCGGTTCAAACCCGGGTGCCCCCTGTGTGAGACATGGTAAAATTTCATGAGATTGTGGAATGTACTAAGTTTTTAGTAGCACAATCATTGTTGTAATAACATAATTTATGCAAGCATATTGATCGATTTAGTAAATGCATTCGTGGCGGTGAATTTTTCtcatcagagagagagaacctttcaaaaaatatttaaacgcCAAATTATTATCAATCGCGCCctaatttattaaaaaggcaaggagagagagagcctgtGGGTAATCTGAATTAATAAGCATCTATCGCTATGTTGTGTAGTACGTGAGTGTAGTCAAATGCTaggtttaatttaatttttaaatacattgttaaattaaattaatgttGTGTCTCTTTAATCTTTCCGAGTTTTTCCTTGTTTacggaaatttttgtttgaactgGCGGGGGCGGGAAGGCCGATAGGGAATATAAATTTACATTTGGCAACGGCGCTAATGGCTGCACGAAAATAGAACAACAGAAcaacaaattacaaaaatggaaTCGTCACGTCTCGTGTCATTGATAACCTTGCTGTTGTTTAGCAGGTgaataaattcaaaacttAGAATAATAACAGTCTGGTTGTGTGGGCTTTAACTAAGAGTGACTAAAAGTAACTTGGTCGAAACTAGTAAAATTTTGCTGTAAGCCCCCAGTCAATGCATGATGCCATGCATTTACCATTTATTTTATGCAATGTAAGTtattgtatttcattttttaaatcttagtaCCTACAGATAGTTGTTCCCTGCGGCAGCCATCTTCATCAAGAACAACAAGTGCAATGCTTATGCTGGTTTCGAATTTCGATCTGCCATCAGCACCTGTGTCACCTTCATCGAAAGGGTATTCATTTTGTGATACCATTACTAATTTTATCTGTATGTATTTAATGATCTGTATTAATTGCTTAGGTGCAATGTGATACAGGAAAGTTTCAGGGTCTCTTGCATGCAAAAAAATGTCACTGTATACCTACGCTcactttcaacttttcctcatTTGTGGTGTCCATGAATATTTTCCTTATGAATATTcacccttttattttaaatgtagaTAATTTGAATCCCGCCTGATTGGAGAATGAACTATTGTTGGGCGATTCATCACTTCCCCTCTAGCGACTAGCTGCTGGACAGCAGCTCGTGTACTAATGTGGGTATATTCACGAGGACGCCCTTCCTCTTATCCCGCCTGCATCCAACTTGTCTGCGGATGCAGAACTTGGAGATTTCTGGTCATATTATCACACCCAGGcctaaaggtaggaaaaattattgatattttctcCCTTGAACACAAAATCGTGTCGTAAATGAAAACAAGGTGTTAGGTTCAACTTCCAAAACGGATAACTCTTTTAGTCTTTTACTGTATCAAGCCCGGAGgttttctctttaaaaattTCGTGGAATGAATCGATTTAATATCATAGTGAATTTCCCTTATCGTACATTTTTTAAGCCAATAAGTAATTGGGAactttcctttcattttttttttcggagacTCTGTCCGGCGGCACTTTTTCTCCcgccaaattttcaaatttcaaaatctcaTTGGGCAGATTGTTGTAAGGCACtaaatctttttgtttcgttttcgttGAAATTGATACTTTTGCAGTTGATAACGCCATCAATTTCACCCGGCCGATGCCCCTCATATGGTCATCAATTATATCTCGGCGATTAATCTTCATCTAATTGGCAATACTCCATTATCTTTTTAATCAGAAACTCTCAAACTCGTCTTTCGATGTTTTACTTTTCTCCTTGTGGAAATCCTGCTAATAATCTGAGGAACAGCCCGAGGCAATGCTTAGGCCTTCGTCTCTTGAATTGTAAATTTGTAACAGCGTTGTTATTCGATTCAGCGGAAACAGACATATGAGAACTCGTATTATATTCTGCACACTTTTATTGATAGTTCACAAATGAAAGTCATCGCCAGTAGGAAAGCAGTTGGACATCAACTGAATTTTCTCCGGTTACACAACGTCAGACAGAAATCTATTTCGTTGCATGAAATGTCTGCGCAGTCCCTCCTTGATTAACCAGAGCAGCTGTACAGCGTGTTGATTTTTTGTACATCCAACTGCATTATGAAGAGccagaaaatggaaataattttAGTAGAGCATTCGGATATGAATTCGACAAGTTTAGGTCAGATTTGCGAAAATCATATGAAAATGACGAGCCAAGACTTACCCTACTAAATCCATTTGGACTCCCCATgtcctttttcccatttttggcTACCATTGTCGGAATGGACCCGTCAATGGCATAGGTGTAAGCCCCGTAATGCATCACAGAGTCTAAAGATGCGAAATAAAATcacgaatttatttattctgcCATGATAGGGTACGAGATGCAATTACTGATATCGTATCGTCCGATAGTGTTGACTGCGTCTCTCGGTCTAGGATTGAACCACTGCTGATTCTCTGTTCAAAGTTAAATGGTTCAAACCAAATGTTTGTATAAATATCAGACGAAGAGTTTACCTTTCTTGATGTTATTGTAATTCACGGTGATGTATCGACTTTGGTCGGGGCGCTGTTGTTCGTGGTCGAACCCGACGACGTGCATCAGTTCGTGAATGACAGTCGAGAAATGAACGCAATTGTTGTCGAGACTCAACTCCTGTGCGCTACCCGGCTGCCGATGCCCCGCCCAGCAGCTGCCAAATAGAattgttgatttaaaaaaaaaatcccacatGTTCAGGAGTCGGTTTCTTCGAACGTGATATTCTTACCCAGGATAACCAGACCACGATTGGGATTCTTTGCTCCTGATGATCTTGAGGTAATCACTTTGCGTTTTGCGGGGTGCAAAGCGGATGCAGGTTTTCTTGTGATAATCCGCCATGGCAGAAGCGATTGTCTTACGCTCCTGAGCCGCTAATTTCGAAACCGAAATCAAATTCACGTTTAcaataattaagaaaaaagaagccaaCTTTGCTGATCAATTAATTGTAGTTTCACTTACAGAAAGCGCTTGATATGACGTAGGGAATTTGTCCACCAGGCCAATTGACACCTGCTTTCTTATTAGCGTTTTTATTTCCCGTGTCGGGAAGGACATCGCCGCCCACTTGATGTTCCCATGGCCGATTGTCCATAGAAGCTGAGCATACAAAAAGATTATGGAATCTTTCAAAACTGAATAATCTTGAGTCTtgactgaaatttttttttaaagttacctCCTTTGTTTCCAATAGCTCCGCTATTAAATTCTTCTTCCGTCAATGGTTTTCCAGCTTTAAAAGTATCATCCTACATTTTTCAATAAGTAGTAGCACAGAAAATCTGAATAATTGTAATTCTTTGGCTGTTGCTGCACAGTAAACGTGCAAATGTCCATAATCATCCCAAAAACCTTACCCGATCTAATTGATTGTCGCTTTCTGTCGGGACGGGATTGGCTCTGGCGGAGGGGATCCAGCAACTGGACAACGTCAGGGAGATGGCCacgaacaaaattgttttttcaaacGCCATTCTGATTTAACTTAATCAAATCGTCTTAATTTactaaaagaacaaaattctTATTACAGCAAGTCGAATTGATAAAAATGTGAAGTTTCAGACTTACCGGGCAGGGAATTCACGACTTCAGATCACGAAGGGGTGAGCGTGATGGAAAACTATGTTTCATATCGCCTTTTTATACTACTATCCTGTCCCATCGCGATAAGTACGTATCACTTGCCAAAACAAACTCGCTCATCCCACACAATTTCGGTTCGCCAACGCACCTCCTATTTGCAATTACTTTATTGGCTTTATTGGAATCTGTCCCATCGGAAATGTTGAGATGTAGTATTGATTCGTGTGAAATGGATAATATCTGTCACAGTCTGTATCAATGCAGCTGTGAGTGTAACTGAGTACGTCCTTCATGTGAGGCCTTCAGTCGACAATTAAAAAAGCTTAAAATAACAAGTGCCGGGTCAATTGACGTCACAGCCAATCCGGAAATCATTTCGAGTGTTTACATTATCTGTGAGCGACAGGTGTAGAATTATTTTCCACTGGTTCCGCTCAGTTTAAACGCCAAATATAGAAACCGATTAATCtacatttctgtttttaaatGGCGTAAAAGTAGAATAATATAATTCTACGTCGTTTGGAGTTGTGTAATAACATCTCGAGGTCGTAGACATTACAAagataatttaaatattcaaacaagaaCATGCGTAAGCTGCTAAGCAAAGTATTTGGCAGATTCCCGTTGGTAAACCCTAAACCAAACATCGTTGAATTTCCAGAGAATTCGCTAATGAACTGGAAAGTAATTATGCTAACGGAAAGGCAAGTAAATCAAAATATATAGGAGTACACTAGTAGTAATGTTCTTTTACTGCATCGAGCCCCGAGAATTTCTATAACAATTTTGTAAAAGGAACCGTTtgtaataaattgtgaaagttttcatccatttcttttggcagaaaatttcttttcattttgcttGGAGCACTTTTGTCTTTTTAGTCTGTGGCTTAGCGGCACTTTTCCTCAGGCttccaaattttcaaatgatacAAATCTAATAGGGTAGAGTATTTTGAGGCACTCAAagattcttttgtttattttcgatgaaattgatatttttataGCTGACAGCGTCATCGGCCGATGGCCGTCATTTTCATGAATTAGATCTGGCAAAAAGTCGTGAACTAGGCTATTTGCTAATACTAAAACTGGCTTTTTCttcgattatttttcaatagaaGCTCCTCTTTTGATATTGAATtacatttcttcttgttcggcTTGTGCTTCGCCTGTGGAAATGTGTTGCGCCACTGACGACCTGTTGTCACTTTGCACTTGAGAATCAAGCCTTCAATCAATCTATTCgccaaatattttgaattggtAACGACTACTTTTGCTGCCCCACACAAGAAAAATCGTTCTTCCCATTTGGGCCATAAAAGCCTGCTCCATGTAATGCTGAGGTCCATTAATGAGCAATCCACTTCAATGTAACACCTTGGTCATTTCATTTAGCGGAAAAACAGATACACGAGAGCTTCTATAGATCTT
This region includes:
- the LOC124337769 gene encoding zinc metalloproteinase nas-8-like, whose product is MAFEKTILFVAISLTLSSCWIPSARANPVPTESDNQLDRDDTFKAGKPLTEEEFNSGAIGNKGASMDNRPWEHQVGGDVLPDTGNKNANKKAGVNWPGGQIPYVISSAFSAQERKTIASAMADYHKKTCIRFAPRKTQSDYLKIIRSKESQSWSGYPG
- the LOC124338240 gene encoding facilitated trehalose transporter Tret1-2 homolog; its protein translation is MGKSLIKNPGKVLPQLIVAVWGSWGYFSMGSVRGWSSPGIPSLNRTIDFEVYPSDFQWISSFPMIGAVLGSLFINKPMQYFGRKKALIGHYFIFISGFLITGFTYFGKHKSMLYVGRFLMGFAAGCTTPASQIYVSECASPRIRGRLGSLTASSLALGILVTYIIGAFVDWYVLAWILGCLPVLFLCGTFMMPESPVWLLSNGREREARHSLQLLRGKDTNVEAEMGRIKEHQERIANSSNRNKSITQQFRDVLTAGPVVKPLGISLGIMLFQQTTGINAIIFYTVSIFQTAGSTIDSRYATIIVGAVQLVFTVASGFLVDRCGRRMLFISSAVATSVPLAAMGIFFYFQREWGDKEATRSLGWLPIVCLIVFFITYSGGMSNVPFIIMGEMFPTEYRALLGAISSSFHLFCTFVAVFFFPNMLKAMGKDGTFFFYTGCTLLSAIFVYFLLPETKGKTLEEIEQIFSSDRQQHIKSIYRLDDVIATGINMNGDVIFLRRSQSNDSDNSELQLCVDKLENTRDV
- the LOC124338347 gene encoding uncharacterized protein LOC124338347 codes for the protein MKPDSAQQQLKKAKSLESFFKSTAIGENQSKPTAEDDGNNLIEKFSPAHQVHQQQHSTICAVAKENVRMRQAIRDAVLTLTQWIHQTKEQSDNVTLLVNMMKESAQSQSKLREDVEAMAIQMKMREFKWAAERLAFQEEDRQNQQMILDLQKENWKLKSFSFV